Proteins encoded in a region of the Paenibacillus sp. E222 genome:
- a CDS encoding spore coat associated protein CotJA, translating to MSDPQLRAYAPFVGPFDPCPPKTIRTYLVPPQLFIPFQPMGWPQYSPAEALRIGTLWPALYSPYTPASSKGRKVEADGT from the coding sequence GTGTCAGATCCGCAGCTTCGTGCTTACGCCCCTTTTGTGGGCCCGTTTGATCCATGTCCACCGAAGACGATTCGCACGTACCTGGTTCCTCCGCAATTGTTTATCCCATTTCAGCCGATGGGCTGGCCGCAGTACAGTCCCGCAGAAGCCTTAAGAATTGGAACGTTGTGGCCTGCTTTATACAGTCCGTATACACCTGCGAGCTCGAAGGGAAGGAAGGTGGAAGCAGATGGAACCTGA
- a CDS encoding Gfo/Idh/MocA family protein, translating into MTMIKMAVIGLGKMGLHMIHQATQADLSEKVEIVAVCDSSEEHLTSFASSHPETKMYTDFMQLLETHAVDLLYIAVPPKYHYAVVMEALKRKIHVFCEKPLANSVEEARAMLEAAEKAGVVHAIHFSMPHEPSVVMLQKLIRQKTIGEIRKIDLILQFPQWPRAWQQNAWITSREQGGFILEVGIHWIHMIQKVFGAIRVINSQVQFPQNTGECEHEVQAAMELEDGTRIQLNGIAHFAGEERVSMVVYGKEGSIALENWDQLWSGRIGEPLVPVEVEESLSQLPVLKHVIARLQGQPAQIYDFNDGYHAQLVLEALRNPDQS; encoded by the coding sequence ATGACAATGATAAAAATGGCTGTAATTGGACTAGGCAAAATGGGATTACATATGATACATCAGGCAACACAGGCAGATCTATCCGAAAAAGTAGAGATTGTAGCGGTATGCGATTCCAGTGAGGAACATTTGACCTCGTTTGCATCCTCTCATCCTGAGACGAAGATGTACACGGATTTTATGCAATTACTCGAAACACATGCGGTTGATTTGCTGTACATTGCGGTCCCGCCTAAATATCACTATGCCGTCGTTATGGAGGCACTGAAGCGCAAGATTCATGTATTCTGTGAGAAACCACTGGCAAACAGCGTGGAGGAAGCCAGAGCAATGCTGGAGGCAGCCGAGAAGGCTGGTGTAGTACATGCAATCCATTTCTCCATGCCGCATGAACCATCTGTAGTGATGCTGCAGAAATTGATCCGGCAGAAAACGATTGGTGAGATTCGCAAAATCGATCTGATTCTGCAATTTCCTCAGTGGCCACGAGCGTGGCAGCAAAATGCCTGGATTACCAGCCGCGAGCAGGGTGGATTTATTCTTGAAGTGGGAATCCACTGGATTCATATGATTCAAAAAGTGTTTGGGGCTATCCGGGTGATTAACAGTCAGGTTCAATTTCCTCAAAATACAGGTGAATGTGAACATGAAGTTCAGGCTGCGATGGAGCTGGAGGATGGAACCCGAATTCAGTTAAATGGGATTGCTCATTTTGCAGGTGAAGAGCGTGTATCCATGGTGGTTTACGGTAAAGAAGGGTCAATTGCTTTGGAAAACTGGGATCAATTATGGAGTGGACGCATCGGAGAGCCGCTTGTCCCCGTCGAAGTTGAGGAATCCTTAAGCCAGCTTCCTGTACTCAAACACGTCATTGCCCGTCTTCAGGGCCAACCTGCCCAAATATACGATTTCAACGATGGCTATCATGCACAGCTTGTTCTTGAAGCGCTTCGTAATCCGGATCAATCTTGA
- a CDS encoding spore coat protein CotJB gives MEPEAPKACDAKYYELLEELQALDFVLVELNLYLDTHPGDYQSIEQYNKFSQERMRVAHEFQQLYGPLMNFGHAFSKYPWEWSQTPWPWQV, from the coding sequence ATGGAACCTGAAGCACCCAAAGCCTGTGATGCAAAATACTATGAGCTGCTGGAGGAACTTCAGGCCCTGGATTTTGTATTGGTTGAGCTGAATCTGTATCTGGACACCCACCCGGGTGACTATCAGAGCATTGAGCAATACAACAAATTCAGCCAGGAGCGGATGAGGGTGGCACATGAGTTTCAGCAATTGTACGGACCGTTGATGAACTTTGGGCATGCGTTCTCCAAATATCCGTGGGAATGGTCCCAGACGCCATGGCCTTGGCAAGTGTGA
- a CDS encoding thiamine pyrophosphate-binding protein, producing the protein MRTVADYLAEALRNLGVTHVFGIIGKSICPAVLKMVDYGLEFIPGRHESSSGFAASGYALQTGKLGVAFATSGPGGTNLLTAAAHAKANNLPVLFITGHQSIQELGIPQCQDSSSYLADLAEMFRPATLFSKLVERGDHFSTILNHALSIALGPNKGPVHLCLPFDVQTEQLTDFRVVIPEPEPLISVSNLNRILPLLQQSSHPLIIAGKGVTRARAHDELLHLAEHFNIPVITSPGGKGAIAWDHPLYHGPCGVGGFPHADELLNQSDLYIVLGSRLSDMTICNLKPENHPAHLIQFDADPTFVGKILHAQTLHITGDLKDNLQFLLGTLTERPVVPQETTNVDYTLPLPDLPRLSLASILEEMSELLPYDHKLFVDDGSHGFHAVQRYKVKKPGSFVFDAYFACMGNAIGMAIGAKTAAPEETIVCITGDGCFMMLGTEINTAVCNNLPVIFIVVNNKQLDMALKGMEKTTGRIDGTLYEVPMDAAKFAESLGAVAFKAETRAEFTSALQTAQKLNQVTVIELLTDRDEIPPTAHRTVTLN; encoded by the coding sequence ATGAGAACAGTTGCGGACTATTTGGCAGAAGCTCTGCGTAATTTAGGCGTTACTCATGTCTTTGGTATTATCGGAAAATCCATCTGTCCTGCTGTCCTGAAAATGGTCGATTACGGTTTGGAATTCATTCCAGGTCGCCATGAATCCAGTTCAGGCTTTGCCGCATCGGGCTATGCCCTCCAAACAGGAAAACTGGGCGTGGCCTTTGCCACCTCTGGTCCGGGCGGAACCAACTTGCTCACCGCCGCAGCTCATGCCAAGGCCAATAATTTGCCCGTCCTGTTTATTACAGGTCATCAATCCATTCAGGAATTGGGAATTCCGCAATGTCAGGACTCCTCTTCCTACTTGGCTGATCTGGCGGAGATGTTCCGTCCTGCCACACTATTCAGCAAGCTGGTGGAGCGCGGTGATCATTTCAGCACCATATTGAACCATGCCCTTTCCATTGCACTCGGTCCCAACAAAGGTCCGGTCCATCTCTGTCTTCCATTTGATGTACAAACCGAACAGCTCACTGACTTTCGGGTTGTCATCCCCGAGCCAGAACCCCTGATTAGCGTGTCCAACCTGAATCGTATCCTCCCCTTACTTCAACAGTCCAGTCACCCTTTAATAATTGCTGGTAAAGGCGTCACTCGCGCCAGAGCCCATGATGAATTGCTTCATTTGGCCGAACATTTCAATATTCCTGTCATTACTTCTCCTGGAGGCAAAGGCGCCATTGCCTGGGATCATCCCCTTTACCATGGGCCTTGCGGTGTTGGCGGCTTCCCTCATGCAGATGAACTACTGAATCAAAGTGACCTCTACATCGTACTCGGCTCACGTCTGAGTGATATGACGATCTGTAATTTGAAGCCTGAAAACCATCCTGCACACCTGATTCAATTCGATGCTGATCCTACATTCGTTGGTAAAATACTTCACGCACAAACCTTACATATCACCGGCGATTTGAAGGACAATCTGCAGTTTTTGCTCGGTACACTGACAGAACGACCTGTTGTTCCACAAGAAACGACCAATGTGGATTACACCCTACCTCTCCCGGATCTGCCGCGTCTGTCCTTGGCTTCCATCTTGGAAGAAATGAGTGAACTGCTTCCATATGATCATAAGCTGTTTGTGGATGATGGCAGTCATGGGTTTCATGCGGTTCAACGATATAAAGTCAAGAAACCCGGCAGCTTTGTGTTTGACGCCTACTTTGCCTGCATGGGTAATGCCATCGGCATGGCTATTGGGGCCAAGACTGCCGCACCGGAAGAAACCATCGTATGCATTACAGGTGACGGATGCTTCATGATGCTTGGAACCGAGATTAACACCGCTGTGTGCAATAATCTGCCTGTCATCTTCATCGTCGTGAACAATAAACAGCTGGATATGGCACTGAAAGGCATGGAAAAAACGACAGGACGAATCGATGGCACCTTGTACGAGGTTCCCATGGATGCAGCAAAATTTGCGGAGTCTCTCGGTGCGGTTGCTTTCAAGGCGGAAACCCGGGCGGAATTCACCTCTGCTCTCCAGACCGCGCAGAAGCTAAACCAGGTTACTGTCATTGAGCTTCTTACCGATCGGGACGAGATTCCACCCACGGCTCACCGTACCGTGACTTTGAATTAG
- a CDS encoding carboxymuconolactone decarboxylase family protein, which translates to MSEQVTQGLERFAKLSGEYGAKALAPIKEQFPELAEFIMGTAYGDIFQRTIITDQWKEVAIISSLISMGQYEQLGVHYAMALSVGVTVDQLKGILLHLAPCVGAPRIISAFNVLLATLDEIQ; encoded by the coding sequence ATGAGTGAACAAGTGACTCAAGGATTGGAGCGTTTTGCAAAGCTTTCCGGTGAATATGGCGCAAAAGCACTGGCACCCATTAAGGAGCAGTTCCCTGAGCTAGCCGAGTTTATTATGGGAACGGCTTACGGGGATATTTTTCAGCGTACAATCATTACCGATCAATGGAAGGAAGTTGCGATTATCTCCTCACTGATCTCCATGGGACAATATGAGCAGCTGGGAGTTCATTATGCAATGGCACTCAGCGTCGGTGTAACCGTGGATCAGCTCAAAGGAATTCTGCTGCATCTGGCTCCGTGTGTTGGTGCTCCACGGATCATCAGTGCATTTAATGTATTGCTCGCTACACTGGATGAAATCCAATAA
- a CDS encoding methyl-accepting chemotaxis protein yields the protein MKKHRTFKIFYKIGLGYLLVLAVLAGSILLIQNSISQLQRELDFLVDHDMKVHDLTYEIENIMVNMETGQRGYVITGQESYLDPYNTGVQQKNVLKDQLAVLVSDNPAQLALLEEISAKTNDWIQVAGEPVIALRKANDIEAIRQFFVEDPGKKDMDEIRGLLNTFRTNELTLTENRTEALRQKNKILNWELYGALVVVALISIFAALILSRSIVKNIRTVIRALNDIGSSNGDLTLRIATPMKDETRELAEAANTMLFGLQQMMLDVQSNATTLNAASDRLDKGVSDSHLAGKEIAAAMERVAEGADEQVALTQTMVAAMEQSLTGLNRVAGSASEAAERAVRTETIALDGQQRINNAVGKIGTIEQSFLSVQGAIHEISKMSDQVINIAESMSGIARQTNLLALNAGIEAARAGEHGRGFAVVAGEIRNLADQSATSATEITSILETVVAGVQSTVHEVEASTSHVSEGLRTIEDAGQAFANITQHIQDLSAEMLDVSAVVEELTSGSEAVMTSINEVSAVVEDTASATEEVSAMTEEQLASLQEMADTSKQLNEMSDALDQLVNRFKLS from the coding sequence ATGAAAAAGCACAGGACCTTCAAAATTTTTTATAAGATTGGTTTGGGCTATTTGCTCGTACTCGCAGTACTTGCTGGCTCTATTTTATTAATTCAGAACAGCATCAGCCAGTTACAACGAGAACTGGACTTTCTGGTGGATCATGATATGAAGGTACATGATCTAACCTATGAGATCGAGAATATTATGGTGAACATGGAGACAGGACAACGAGGCTATGTAATTACAGGACAAGAAAGCTATCTGGACCCTTATAACACAGGCGTTCAACAGAAGAATGTGCTCAAGGATCAACTGGCGGTGCTTGTCTCGGATAACCCTGCACAGCTGGCACTTCTTGAAGAAATTTCAGCCAAAACGAATGACTGGATTCAAGTCGCTGGCGAGCCGGTTATTGCACTTCGAAAAGCGAATGATATAGAGGCGATCCGGCAATTTTTTGTGGAAGATCCTGGCAAGAAGGATATGGATGAAATTCGTGGTCTATTGAATACATTTCGCACCAATGAGCTGACGTTGACTGAAAATCGCACTGAAGCGCTAAGGCAAAAGAACAAAATTTTGAACTGGGAGCTATACGGAGCACTTGTCGTTGTAGCCTTGATCTCGATCTTTGCAGCCTTGATTCTGTCCCGTTCCATTGTAAAAAACATCCGTACAGTAATCCGCGCGCTGAATGACATCGGCTCCTCTAATGGCGATCTAACGCTGCGCATTGCCACGCCGATGAAGGATGAAACGCGGGAACTTGCGGAAGCAGCCAATACGATGCTTTTTGGTTTACAGCAGATGATGTTGGACGTGCAAAGCAACGCTACCACCCTGAACGCCGCATCTGACCGGCTGGATAAAGGCGTGTCGGATAGTCATCTGGCTGGAAAGGAAATTGCCGCAGCCATGGAACGTGTTGCCGAAGGCGCAGATGAGCAGGTTGCTCTTACTCAAACCATGGTCGCTGCGATGGAACAATCCCTAACCGGACTCAACCGAGTTGCTGGCTCCGCATCGGAGGCTGCTGAACGCGCTGTACGCACGGAGACCATTGCACTGGATGGACAACAGCGAATTAATAATGCGGTTGGTAAAATTGGAACTATCGAGCAATCCTTCCTTTCCGTCCAGGGAGCCATTCATGAAATATCGAAAATGTCCGATCAAGTCATCAACATTGCCGAGTCCATGTCAGGTATTGCAAGACAAACGAATTTGCTCGCACTCAATGCCGGAATCGAAGCCGCGCGTGCAGGAGAGCATGGCCGCGGATTCGCTGTAGTCGCTGGCGAAATTCGGAATCTCGCAGATCAAAGCGCCACCTCAGCCACAGAAATTACGAGCATTCTGGAGACGGTCGTAGCTGGTGTACAGAGTACCGTTCATGAAGTCGAAGCCAGTACATCTCATGTCAGCGAAGGCTTGCGAACGATTGAAGATGCAGGCCAAGCCTTTGCGAATATTACGCAGCACATTCAAGACCTCAGTGCTGAAATGCTGGATGTATCCGCTGTGGTTGAAGAGCTTACCTCGGGCAGCGAAGCAGTAATGACATCCATTAACGAAGTATCAGCTGTTGTGGAGGACACCGCATCTGCCACGGAGGAAGTATCCGCTATGACCGAGGAGCAGCTTGCATCGTTACAGGAAATGGCGGATACGTCCAAACAGTTAAACGAAATGTCCGATGCACTCGATCAATTGGTAAATCGATTCAAGCTGTCTTGA
- a CDS encoding 3-oxoacyl-[acyl-carrier-protein] synthase III C-terminal domain-containing protein — MAGIRIVDIDIYHPTNKVGNDFYIEHFDARGVDIRGLLKALGRDTRYKIDNDDENSLSMAFEAASNLLEKTGLTGADIDLIAYASQTPEYIFPTNSLMIHRLINGASHTICIDSNANCAGMTAAFEQVSRQMLGNPRIRRALIIGSDYVAPHASPDDPVYFANFGDAAAAVIVERDEQAVGFIDSIYQTDTCVYGNSLFPAQGLAKLGQTGVDAGAFHVKFIPFDDSICVGAASESIRTLLSRNEIGADEIKAACFSQLSIANIRAVSENIGIGEDIAVYIGDEFGYTSTSSPFIALHRAISSGQIQRGDKVLFWTVGAGWQNVAMVVEY; from the coding sequence ATGGCTGGAATTCGTATTGTAGATATCGATATCTATCATCCCACGAACAAGGTGGGCAATGACTTTTACATTGAACATTTTGATGCAAGAGGTGTAGATATTCGGGGATTGTTAAAGGCACTTGGACGTGATACACGTTACAAAATTGACAACGATGATGAAAACTCACTAAGCATGGCCTTTGAGGCCGCCAGTAATTTGCTCGAAAAGACCGGACTTACCGGTGCCGATATTGATCTGATTGCTTATGCAAGTCAAACGCCGGAATACATCTTTCCTACGAATTCCTTAATGATTCATCGCCTGATTAACGGGGCATCCCATACGATCTGCATTGACAGCAATGCCAACTGTGCGGGCATGACCGCAGCCTTTGAACAAGTTAGCCGCCAGATGCTGGGCAATCCCAGAATTCGTCGGGCTTTGATTATCGGCTCGGATTACGTCGCTCCTCACGCCAGTCCGGACGATCCAGTATACTTCGCGAACTTCGGAGACGCAGCAGCGGCTGTTATTGTTGAACGGGACGAGCAGGCTGTCGGTTTTATTGACTCGATCTATCAGACCGATACCTGTGTGTACGGCAATTCCCTCTTCCCGGCACAAGGTCTTGCAAAACTGGGCCAAACCGGCGTTGACGCAGGTGCCTTCCATGTCAAATTCATACCGTTTGATGATTCCATCTGTGTAGGTGCAGCTTCTGAATCGATTCGTACTTTGCTGAGTCGTAACGAGATCGGAGCAGACGAAATCAAAGCTGCTTGTTTCTCCCAATTATCCATTGCGAATATACGTGCTGTATCCGAAAACATTGGCATTGGCGAAGATATTGCCGTCTACATTGGAGACGAGTTCGGGTACACCTCAACCAGCAGTCCGTTTATTGCATTGCATCGAGCCATATCATCCGGACAAATTCAGCGTGGTGATAAAGTGCTGTTCTGGACCGTTGGCGCTGGGTGGCAAAATGTTGCCATGGTCGTTGAATACTGA
- a CDS encoding manganese catalase family protein, with product MWVYEKKLQYPVRVSKCDPHMAKLLAEQYGGADGELAAALRYLNQRYTIPDKIIGLLNDIGTEEFAHLEMIATMIYKLTKDATVQQLEEAGLGPNYAQRDSALFYTNSSGVPFTAAYIASKGDPIADLYEDIAAEEKARATYQWLIDLTDDVDLQDSLKFLREREIVHSLRFREAVEILKDDRETKKIF from the coding sequence ATGTGGGTGTATGAGAAAAAATTGCAATATCCCGTTCGGGTCAGTAAATGTGATCCTCATATGGCGAAGTTGCTGGCGGAACAGTATGGAGGCGCAGACGGAGAATTGGCGGCTGCCCTGCGTTATTTGAACCAGCGGTATACAATTCCGGACAAGATTATCGGGCTGTTGAACGACATAGGCACGGAGGAATTTGCTCACCTTGAGATGATTGCCACCATGATCTACAAGCTAACAAAGGATGCAACGGTGCAGCAGCTGGAAGAAGCGGGGCTTGGGCCAAACTATGCTCAGCGTGATTCTGCTTTGTTCTATACGAATTCTTCGGGTGTGCCATTTACAGCAGCCTATATTGCCTCGAAGGGAGATCCTATCGCGGATTTGTACGAGGATATTGCAGCGGAAGAGAAGGCACGGGCTACATATCAGTGGTTGATCGATCTGACGGATGATGTGGATCTGCAGGATAGTCTCAAGTTTCTGAGGGAACGGGAGATTGTGCATTCCTTGCGTTTTCGCGAGGCAGTCGAGATTCTGAAGGATGATCGGGAGACGAAGAAGATTTTCTGA